A single region of the Triticum dicoccoides isolate Atlit2015 ecotype Zavitan chromosome 2B, WEW_v2.0, whole genome shotgun sequence genome encodes:
- the LOC119368676 gene encoding epoxide hydrolase B-like, translating to MAQEIEHTQLSVRGLSLHVAQVGKDELGTVVFLHGFPEIWYSWRHQMQAVAAAGYRAIAPDSRGYGLSGQPPEHEEPSWEDLVADVLAILDALDIPKAFVVGKDFGAMPAYDFALRHPGRTRAVACLGIPFSSVPFDFAGTMPEGFYPLRWRQPGRAEADFGRYDIRRVVRTIYVLFSGSEVPVAEQGQETMDLADGSAPLPEWFTEEDLDVYAALYENSGFGFPIRMPYGSLDKMATQLDARFEVPVLMVMGENDYVMKLPGFEAAVRGGMMAGFAPDLKVAFVPEGSHFVQEQFPAQVNELLLGFLKDHP from the exons ATGGCGCAGGAGATAGAGCACACACAGCTCTCCGTCCGCGGCCTCAGCCTGCACGTTGCTCAAGTAGGAAAGG ATGAGCTTGGGACGGTGGTGTTCCTTCACGGCTTCCCGGAGATATGGTACTCGTGGCGCCACCAGATGCAGGCCGTGGCCGCCGCAGGGTACCGCGCCATCGCGCCGGACAGCCGCGGGTACGGCCTGTCGGGCCAGCCGCCGGAGCACGAGGAGCCCTCCTGggaggacctcgtcgccgacgtgctcgccATCCTCGACGCCCTCGACATCCCCAAG GCGTTCGTTGTGGGCAAGGACTTCGGCGCCATGCCGGCGTACGACTTCGCGCTGCGGCACCCGGGCCGCACCCGCGCCGTGGCGTGCCTGGGCATCCCCTTCAGCTCCGTGCCCTTCGACTTCgccggcaccatgccggagggcTTCTACCCGCTGCGGTGGCGCCAGCCGGGGCGGGCGGAGGCGGACTTCGGGCGGTACGACATCCGGCGCGTGGTGCGCACCATCTACGTGCTCTTCTCCGGCAGCGAGGTCCCCGTCGCCGAGCAAGGCCAGGAGACCATGGACCTCGCCGACGGCTCCGCGCCCCTGCCGGAGTGGTTCACGGAGGAGGACCTCGACGTGTACGCCGCGCTCTACGAGAACTCCGGCTTCGGGTTCCCGATCCGCATGCCCTACGGGTCCCTGGACAAGATGGCGACCCAGCTGGACGCCAGGTtcgaggtgccggtgctgatggtgATGGGGGAGAACGACTACGTGATGAAGCTGCCGGGGTTCGAGGCCGCCGTGAGGGGCGGCATGATGGCCGGCTTCGCGCCTGACCTCAAGGTCGCCTTCGTCCCGGAGGGCAGCCATTTCGTGCAGGAGCAGTTCCCGGCGCAGGTTAACGAGCTCCTCCTTGGTTTCTTGAAGGACCATCCGTGA